The following proteins come from a genomic window of Streptomyces sp. Sge12:
- the kdpA gene encoding potassium-transporting ATPase subunit KdpA produces the protein MSPVTAGVLQLLALIAALALAYRPLGDYMARVYSSEKHYKPEKWIYKVIGANPSAEMRWPAYLRAVLAFSAVSVLFLYGMQRLQGSLPGSLGFVSIDPDQAFNTAASFVANTNWQSYYGEQAMGHVVQTGGLAVQNFVSAAVGMAVAVALVRGFARSRTGELGNFWSDLVRGTVRILLPISVIGAVVLVACGVVQNFAGIHEVGQFMGGTQQWSGGAVASQEVIKELGTNGGGYFNANSAHPFENPTPFSNLFEIFLILVIPFALTRTFGRMVGNLRQGYAILATMGIIWIAFTGLMMWTEFAHHGPVPDVAGGAMEGKETRFGIGGSSIFAVATTLTSTGAVNSFHSSYTGFGGGITMLGMQLGEIAPGGVGSGLYGMLIMAIIAVFIAGLMVGRTPEYLGKKIGTREIKLAACYILVTPALVLCFTAAAMALPTPGNSMTNSGAHGFSEILYAYTSGANNNGSAFAGLNADTQWFNSTIGIAMLLGRFLPMVFVLALAGALAEQKPVPETAGTLRTDKPLYAGLLVGTIVIITGLTYFPALALGPLAEGLAS, from the coding sequence ATGAGCCCCGTAACCGCTGGTGTGCTCCAGCTGCTCGCGCTGATCGCCGCGCTCGCGCTGGCCTACCGTCCCCTCGGCGACTACATGGCCCGGGTCTACTCCTCCGAGAAGCACTACAAGCCGGAGAAGTGGATCTACAAGGTCATCGGCGCCAACCCGTCGGCCGAGATGCGCTGGCCCGCCTACCTGCGCGCCGTCCTCGCCTTCTCCGCTGTGAGCGTCCTGTTCCTCTACGGCATGCAGCGCCTTCAGGGCAGCCTGCCCGGTTCGCTCGGCTTCGTGTCGATCGACCCGGACCAGGCCTTCAACACCGCCGCGTCCTTCGTCGCCAACACCAACTGGCAGTCGTACTACGGCGAGCAGGCCATGGGCCACGTCGTGCAGACCGGCGGCCTCGCGGTGCAGAACTTCGTCTCCGCCGCCGTGGGCATGGCCGTCGCGGTCGCCCTCGTACGGGGCTTCGCGCGCTCGCGCACCGGTGAACTCGGCAACTTCTGGTCGGACCTGGTGCGCGGCACCGTCCGCATCCTGCTCCCGATCTCCGTGATCGGCGCGGTCGTCCTGGTCGCCTGCGGTGTCGTCCAGAACTTCGCGGGCATCCACGAGGTCGGCCAGTTCATGGGCGGCACCCAGCAGTGGAGCGGCGGGGCGGTCGCCTCGCAGGAGGTCATCAAGGAGCTGGGCACGAACGGCGGCGGTTACTTCAACGCCAATTCCGCGCACCCCTTCGAGAACCCGACCCCCTTCTCGAACCTCTTCGAGATCTTCCTCATCCTCGTCATCCCGTTCGCGCTGACCCGGACCTTCGGCCGGATGGTCGGCAACCTGCGCCAGGGCTACGCGATCCTGGCCACGATGGGCATCATCTGGATCGCGTTCACCGGCCTGATGATGTGGACCGAGTTCGCCCACCACGGCCCGGTGCCGGACGTCGCGGGTGGCGCGATGGAGGGCAAGGAGACGCGCTTCGGGATCGGCGGTTCGTCGATCTTCGCCGTGGCCACGACGCTGACGTCGACCGGCGCGGTCAACTCCTTCCACTCCTCGTACACGGGCTTCGGCGGCGGCATCACGATGCTGGGCATGCAGCTCGGTGAGATCGCGCCCGGCGGTGTGGGCTCCGGCCTCTACGGCATGCTGATCATGGCGATCATCGCGGTGTTCATCGCGGGTCTGATGGTCGGCCGCACCCCGGAGTACCTGGGCAAGAAAATCGGCACCCGCGAGATCAAGCTGGCGGCCTGCTACATCCTGGTCACCCCGGCCCTGGTGCTGTGCTTCACCGCCGCGGCGATGGCCCTGCCCACGCCGGGCAACTCGATGACGAACTCCGGCGCGCACGGCTTCTCGGAGATCCTCTACGCCTACACGTCGGGCGCCAACAACAACGGCTCAGCCTTCGCGGGTCTGAACGCCGACACGCAATGGTTCAACTCGACCATCGGCATAGCGATGCTGCTGGGCCGCTTCCTGCCCATGGTGTTCGTCCTCGCGCTCGCCGGTGCGCTCGCCGAGCAGAAGCCCGTTCCCGAGACCGCGGGCACGCTGCGCACCGACAAGCCGCTCTACGCCGGCCTGCTCGTCGGCACGATCGTCATCATCACCGGCCTGACCTACTTCCCCGCCCTCGCGCTGGGTCCGCTCGCTGAAGGGCTCGCCTCATGA
- the kdpF gene encoding K(+)-transporting ATPase subunit F: protein MTVENVVGLVVAVSLLGYLVLALVYPERF, encoded by the coding sequence GTGACTGTCGAGAACGTTGTCGGCCTCGTCGTGGCCGTCTCACTGCTCGGATACCTCGTCCTCGCCCTTGTGTACCCGGAGAGGTTCTGA